One window of Nitrospira sp. genomic DNA carries:
- a CDS encoding transposase, with protein MLESMPAIGPLASRVVLSAVDEARRFDDQKTVANYGALAPTIYPRNGS; from the coding sequence TTGCTGGAGAGCATGCCGGCCATCGGGCCGCTGGCGTCCCGCGTCGTGCTGAGCGCGGTGGATGAGGCGCGACGCTTTGATGACCAGAAGACCGTAGCCAACTATGGGGCCTTGGCTCCCACCATTTATCCTAGAAACGGCAGTTGA
- a CDS encoding DDE-type integrase/transposase/recombinase, translating into MRFETAPGRQVHSEWGEHRTLIAGVETTVHFIVNTLGFSRRFHFWCTDSEDAEHTYDGLIRSFEWFGGIPEEILVDNQAEGLGVLPALCVHHIVFSRVAG; encoded by the coding sequence ATGCGGTTCGAAACGGCCCCGGGCCGGCAGGTGCACAGCGAGTGGGGCGAGCACCGCACGCTGATTGCCGGCGTCGAGACCACCGTCCACTTCATCGTCAATACGCTGGGCTTCTCGCGGCGGTTCCACTTCTGGTGCACGGACAGCGAGGACGCGGAGCACACCTATGACGGGCTGATCCGAAGCTTCGAATGGTTCGGTGGCATCCCGGAGGAGATCCTGGTGGACAATCAGGCAGAAGGACTGGGTGTACTACCGGCGTTGTGCGTTCACCATATTGTCTTCAGCCGTGTAGCCGGATAG
- a CDS encoding ISNCY family transposase has translation MNRASARAAPVDEVVQMVTLYETRYTGWTVKHFHERWHQEHGGTRSYTWTKNRLQAAGHVTRARRRGAHRKKRPRNPLPGMMLHQDGSRHEWVPGCQWDLIATLDDATTELYSAFFVEEEGTMSSFQGLREVIEAKGLFSSLYTDRGTHYWHTEETGGKVDKTRLTQVHRALRQLGITLIPAYSPEARGRSERVFRPLQDRLPKELALVGITTMAAANRYLAEQFLPAYTRRFAGSAIEAGTAFVPWIGPNLGDMLCVQEERVVANDNTVRYPGLSVQIPPDRHRFHDVKVTVRVHAYPDGTLAVFHGPRCLARYQSDGQVIELDGTPAGRRSPTRGSDNRPIVDPRPIVREKVSARGCNSSRRKTGQIMCYRNRTT, from the coding sequence CTGAATCGGGCCTCCGCTCGAGCAGCTCCGGTGGATGAGGTCGTGCAGATGGTGACCTTGTATGAGACTCGCTACACGGGGTGGACGGTGAAGCATTTCCACGAGCGCTGGCACCAGGAACACGGCGGCACACGCTCCTATACGTGGACCAAGAACCGGTTACAAGCGGCTGGCCACGTCACCCGTGCTCGTCGACGCGGGGCCCATCGCAAAAAGCGACCGCGCAACCCCTTGCCGGGGATGATGCTGCACCAGGACGGCTCCCGGCATGAGTGGGTGCCCGGCTGTCAGTGGGATCTCATTGCGACCCTGGATGATGCGACCACCGAGCTCTACTCCGCCTTCTTTGTCGAGGAAGAAGGGACGATGAGCAGCTTCCAGGGGCTGCGGGAGGTCATTGAGGCGAAGGGCCTGTTCAGTTCCCTCTATACGGATCGTGGGACGCATTACTGGCACACGGAAGAGACCGGAGGCAAGGTCGATAAGACGCGGCTCACGCAGGTGCATCGTGCCTTGCGGCAATTGGGGATCACTCTGATCCCGGCCTATTCGCCGGAAGCGCGGGGCCGCTCGGAACGCGTCTTCCGCCCCCTGCAAGATCGGCTGCCCAAAGAGTTGGCCCTGGTCGGGATCACCACGATGGCCGCGGCCAACCGGTATCTCGCCGAGCAGTTTCTTCCGGCCTACACCCGGCGGTTTGCGGGGTCGGCCATTGAAGCGGGGACGGCCTTCGTCCCATGGATTGGCCCGAACCTGGGCGATATGCTCTGTGTCCAAGAAGAACGGGTGGTGGCCAACGACAACACCGTGCGCTATCCGGGCCTGAGCGTGCAGATTCCCCCCGACCGGCATCGGTTCCATGATGTGAAGGTCACGGTTCGGGTCCATGCATATCCGGATGGCACGTTGGCGGTGTTCCATGGCCCCCGATGCTTGGCGCGGTATCAGTCGGATGGGCAGGTGATCGAGCTGGACGGGACTCCCGCAGGTCGTCGCAGCCCGACCCGTGGATCGGACAACCGACCGATCGTTGATCCTAGGCCAATTGTGCGCGAAAAAGTTTCGGCGCGCGGCTGTAATTCTTCGAGAAGAAAGACCGGACAGATCATGTGCTACAGAAACCGGACAACTTAA
- a CDS encoding IS3 family transposase (programmed frameshift), which yields MERVPRQQYTKEFREQAVQLVLEQKLTIPEAARRLTMSGKTLERWVCRARQGQLATLGESRRPVTELEAEVSRLKRDLAEARMERDILKKATGVLCEGAAARYALMRTLRHQYPLRLLCRVLDVSRSGYYAWCTRRPSTRAQENARLEVAIQAAHVRTRQTYGPERLQAELRADGFPAGVGRIKRLRKKLGLRCQQVRRFTITTDSTHALPVAENVLAQTFATRRPNEAWVTDITYVPTVEGWLYLAGVKDLYTCEVVGHAMDARMTTDLVQDALMKAIDTKRPAPGLIHHSDRGAQYCAQGYQATLRQFGMIPSMSRKGNCYDNAPMESFWGTLKNELVHHRRYETREQARREISEYIELFYNRQRRHSRLGNRSPAAFVQQWVRQQLAA from the exons ATGGAACGAGTTCCGCGACAGCAGTATACGAAGGAGTTTCGGGAGCAAGCGGTGCAGCTGGTCCTGGAACAGAAGTTGACGATTCCGGAGGCAGCCAGACGCCTCACCATGTCGGGCAAGACCCTCGAGCGCTGGGTGTGTCGAGCCCGGCAGGGTCAGCTCGCGACGCTGGGCGAGAGCCGACGGCCCGTGACGGAGCTGGAGGCCGAGGTGTCTCGGCTCAAACGCGATCTCGCTGAAGCACGCATGGAGCGTGACATCCTAAAAAAAGCCACCG GCGTACTTTGCGAAGGCGCAGCTGCCCGGTACGCGCTCATGAGGACGCTGCGTCACCAGTATCCGTTGCGTCTGTTGTGCCGGGTCCTCGACGTGTCCCGAAGCGGGTACTATGCCTGGTGCACCCGCCGCCCCTCGACGCGCGCCCAGGAGAACGCGCGGCTGGAAGTGGCGATCCAGGCCGCGCATGTGCGCACGCGGCAAACCTACGGCCCAGAGCGGCTCCAAGCAGAATTGCGTGCCGACGGGTTCCCTGCTGGGGTCGGGCGTATCAAACGACTGCGCAAGAAACTGGGACTGCGTTGTCAACAAGTCCGCCGGTTCACAATAACCACGGATTCAACGCATGCGCTGCCGGTAGCGGAAAACGTGTTGGCTCAGACCTTTGCCACCAGGCGACCGAATGAGGCTTGGGTCACCGATATTACCTATGTGCCGACCGTGGAAGGATGGCTGTATCTGGCTGGCGTTAAGGATCTCTACACCTGTGAGGTGGTCGGCCATGCGATGGACGCCCGGATGACGACGGACTTGGTGCAGGATGCACTGATGAAGGCCATCGACACCAAACGTCCAGCCCCGGGGCTCATTCATCACTCCGATCGCGGGGCTCAATATTGTGCCCAGGGGTATCAAGCAACGCTGAGGCAGTTCGGCATGATCCCATCCATGAGTCGGAAGGGGAATTGCTATGACAACGCGCCGATGGAGAGTTTCTGGGGAACGCTGAAGAATGAGCTGGTGCATCATCGTCGCTACGAGACCCGTGAGCAGGCTCGGCGCGAGATCTCGGAGTACATCGAGCTCTTCTATAACCGTCAGCGGCGGCATTCTCGGCTCGGGAATCGCTCGCCCGCTGCGTTTGTCCAGCAATGGGTCCGTCAACAGCTGGCGGCGTGA
- the recR gene encoding recombination mediator RecR, protein MPVDQQSLLARLIKELVRLPGIGHKSAQRLAFHLMKAEREDALRLADAIRAVKDGLSFCRQCRNIAEADLCEFCLDPKRDRTKIFVVEEPSTLYAVERAGAYRGLYHVLLGALSPLDGVGPGDIKAEELIERVKLGGVEEIILATNPTIEGEATAIYLTRLLKPFGVRVSRIAYGIPVGMDIEYADEVTLLKSIEGRRDV, encoded by the coding sequence ATGCCCGTCGATCAACAAAGCTTGTTGGCGAGATTGATCAAGGAACTGGTCCGTCTCCCGGGAATCGGTCACAAGAGCGCCCAGCGGTTGGCCTTTCACCTCATGAAGGCCGAGCGAGAGGATGCCTTGCGACTGGCGGATGCCATTCGTGCGGTGAAGGATGGGTTGTCGTTTTGTAGACAATGTCGGAATATCGCCGAAGCAGACTTGTGCGAGTTTTGTCTCGACCCGAAACGCGATCGGACTAAAATCTTCGTCGTTGAAGAACCGAGCACGCTGTATGCCGTCGAACGGGCTGGCGCCTATCGAGGACTCTATCACGTCCTGTTGGGAGCGCTCTCTCCACTCGACGGTGTAGGTCCGGGAGACATCAAGGCTGAGGAACTTATTGAGCGCGTGAAACTCGGCGGGGTTGAAGAAATCATTCTCGCGACGAACCCCACTATTGAGGGAGAAGCCACAGCGATCTATCTGACCCGATTGCTCAAGCCTTTCGGCGTGCGCGTTTCTCGAATTGCTTATGGAATTCCCGTGGGTATGGACATTGAGTATGCGGACGAAGTGACGTTGCTGAAATCGATCGAGGGTCGGCGCGATGTATAG
- the dnaX gene encoding DNA polymerase III subunit gamma/tau: MDYQVSARKYRPSTFDDVIGQPHVVQTLMNAVSTKRIAHAYLFSGTRGVGKTTVARILAKALNCERGPTSHPCDSCENCSEITQGNSVDVIEIDGASNTSVDDVREIRENVKFTPFRGQFRVYIIDEVHMLSNSAFNALLKTLEEPPAHVAFIFATTEIHKIPATILSRCQHYNFRRIARTEIIERLRHVALQDRLTLEERSFVALARASEGSMRDALSLLDQAVAYGGKAICHADLELLLGAVPQELVQEIIKAIITQDSHAALVSLARLMDRGHDLRAFCAEVVECIRNLLVAAVVPGRAELRSLIETSEDDLNQLSMNAKELTPEQLQELLAIFVQAEDSLRFSSHPRFVMETAAVQATRLLCRRQGTEARPVQTSPSSNQKPPAGSEGRKSGPPPPPPLRQDVPATPRSSPKAAQTSMAETDEGRSTSSVLFHIPPINEGTATHTTIPPIAVCPQPMLQWELVQEEVAASFPNIAPFLESGRFVGMEGGFVIIGFGKQATVAKARLEKAENLLVLSRLCERQLGYPIPVRIIELTETHPPGPTMAQVRAAKEQEQRLVLFERAKSNPTVKQALEIFGVELADVHIIAQQEASE; the protein is encoded by the coding sequence ATGGACTATCAAGTCTCCGCGCGTAAATATCGACCCAGTACGTTTGACGATGTGATCGGTCAGCCGCATGTGGTCCAAACGTTAATGAACGCGGTCTCGACCAAACGGATTGCGCATGCGTATCTCTTTTCAGGCACGCGAGGCGTGGGGAAAACGACCGTCGCACGAATTCTCGCGAAAGCACTCAACTGTGAACGAGGACCGACCAGCCATCCTTGCGACAGCTGTGAGAATTGCAGTGAGATTACGCAAGGGAACTCGGTTGATGTCATCGAAATCGATGGTGCGTCCAATACCAGCGTGGACGATGTGCGAGAGATTCGTGAGAACGTCAAGTTCACGCCGTTTCGTGGTCAGTTTCGTGTCTATATCATCGATGAAGTCCACATGCTCTCAAACTCAGCGTTTAATGCCCTGTTGAAAACGCTCGAGGAACCACCGGCCCATGTGGCTTTCATCTTTGCGACCACGGAGATTCACAAAATCCCCGCAACGATTCTTTCGCGATGCCAGCATTACAATTTTCGCCGTATTGCCAGAACCGAAATCATTGAACGACTTCGGCACGTGGCACTGCAAGATCGGTTGACGCTTGAAGAACGGAGTTTTGTGGCACTGGCTCGCGCCAGTGAAGGGAGTATGCGCGATGCCCTGAGCTTGCTTGATCAGGCCGTTGCATATGGTGGCAAGGCCATCTGCCACGCAGATCTTGAACTTCTGTTGGGAGCAGTCCCGCAAGAACTGGTGCAGGAGATCATTAAGGCGATTATCACCCAAGACAGCCATGCGGCCCTTGTCAGCCTGGCCAGGCTAATGGACCGAGGGCATGACTTGCGGGCGTTCTGCGCGGAGGTGGTGGAATGCATACGCAATCTGCTCGTGGCGGCAGTCGTTCCCGGTAGGGCCGAACTGCGTAGCTTGATTGAGACCTCGGAGGACGATCTGAACCAACTGTCGATGAATGCCAAGGAACTGACTCCTGAGCAGCTTCAGGAGTTGCTCGCAATCTTCGTTCAAGCGGAAGATTCCTTACGATTCAGCAGTCACCCTCGTTTTGTGATGGAGACCGCGGCTGTTCAAGCCACACGGCTGTTGTGTCGACGGCAGGGTACAGAGGCGCGTCCAGTACAGACATCGCCGTCTTCCAACCAGAAACCTCCGGCTGGGTCGGAAGGACGCAAGAGTGGGCCGCCACCTCCGCCGCCTTTGCGTCAGGACGTACCGGCTACGCCAAGGTCCAGCCCTAAAGCAGCTCAGACGTCCATGGCGGAAACAGATGAAGGGCGATCGACTTCATCTGTACTATTTCACATTCCACCGATCAATGAGGGAACAGCCACCCACACCACCATACCTCCCATAGCCGTCTGTCCACAACCGATGTTGCAGTGGGAGTTAGTCCAAGAAGAGGTTGCGGCTTCATTTCCCAATATCGCACCCTTTCTCGAATCCGGCAGGTTTGTTGGGATGGAGGGTGGCTTTGTCATTATCGGATTCGGCAAGCAAGCAACCGTAGCGAAAGCTAGATTGGAGAAAGCAGAAAATCTTTTGGTGTTGTCAAGGTTGTGCGAGCGCCAGTTGGGATATCCCATACCTGTCCGGATTATCGAGCTGACGGAGACACATCCACCGGGGCCAACCATGGCCCAAGTACGAGCGGCCAAGGAGCAAGAACAACGGCTGGTGTTGTTCGAACGTGCGAAGTCGAACCCGACGGTGAAGCAGGCCCTCGAGATATTCGGCGTCGAATTGGCCGACGTTCATATTATAGCCCAGCAGGAGGCAAGCGAATGA
- the istB gene encoding IS21-like element helper ATPase IstB — translation MNAAPLDRLREQLTPLRLLQSRERLDALLQEAATKELSYADFLDQVLGEEVAAKAEKNITMRTSLARVPFVKSLEAFDFAYQPSLDKKQLQQVATCHCIEHGENVVILGPPGVGKSHLAIGVGLKAIAQGYRVLFTTAAAMIALLTRAQLENRLEDKLKFYTIPRLLIIDAIGYWPMDRTGANVFFQLISRRYEKGPMILTSHQNFGAWGEVFGDRVLATAILDRVLHHAITINIRGHSYRLKDKLKAGLVRMEEASTTT, via the coding sequence ATGAACGCCGCGCCACTGGACCGGCTCCGTGAACAGCTGACGCCGCTGCGGCTCTTGCAGAGCCGCGAACGGCTCGACGCCCTCTTACAGGAGGCGGCGACGAAGGAGCTCTCGTATGCCGACTTCCTGGATCAGGTCCTGGGCGAAGAAGTCGCCGCAAAAGCGGAGAAGAACATCACGATGCGGACCAGTCTCGCCCGCGTTCCGTTCGTGAAGAGCCTGGAGGCCTTCGATTTCGCCTATCAACCCTCGCTGGATAAGAAGCAGCTCCAGCAGGTGGCGACGTGTCACTGCATTGAGCACGGCGAGAATGTCGTGATCCTCGGGCCACCCGGCGTGGGCAAAAGCCATCTGGCGATTGGGGTCGGGCTCAAAGCCATTGCGCAGGGCTATCGCGTGTTATTTACGACGGCGGCCGCGATGATTGCCCTGCTGACTCGCGCGCAGCTAGAGAATCGGCTGGAGGACAAGCTGAAGTTCTACACCATTCCGCGCCTCCTGATCATCGATGCGATTGGCTATTGGCCGATGGACCGCACGGGGGCGAACGTGTTTTTCCAACTCATCTCACGCCGCTACGAGAAGGGGCCGATGATTCTGACCAGTCATCAGAATTTCGGCGCCTGGGGGGAGGTGTTTGGCGACCGCGTGCTCGCGACGGCGATCCTGGATCGGGTCCTGCACCACGCCATCACCATCAATATCCGCGGACATTCGTACCGACTCAAGGACAAACTCAAAGCCGGACTCGTGCGAATGGAGGAGGCTTCAACGACGACGTAA
- a CDS encoding transposase gives MPGIWAWLDALPKAARPAVLRGDVAFGNEGVLREAETRDQPYLTKLRLTNKVKALIKTLFRSTAWEEAGHSWEGVEDTLRLSGWSRARRVVVLRRPLTGELLMTEKDDDQERLAFIESDVPTKRYEYAVLVTSTRYEILALAQLYRERADAENHFDELKNQWGWGGLTTQDLARCRLMARMVARIYTWWTLFVRLAQPHKHFEAISSRPLLLHGVATHTHHAGQTRLTITSLHAKRSAIQAVLPNVAGFLRTLKATAEQWTDADRLRAILTRAFATFMLSTAGPPTFLTSKAAPT, from the coding sequence ATGCCCGGGATCTGGGCGTGGCTGGATGCCTTGCCGAAGGCGGCGCGCCCCGCTGTGCTGCGAGGGGACGTGGCTTTTGGCAACGAGGGGGTGCTGCGTGAGGCCGAGACCCGCGACCAGCCGTATCTCACGAAGCTGCGTCTCACGAACAAGGTGAAGGCCCTCATCAAGACACTCTTCCGCTCCACCGCGTGGGAAGAGGCGGGACACAGCTGGGAAGGAGTCGAGGACACGCTGAGGCTGTCGGGGTGGAGTCGCGCACGACGCGTGGTGGTGTTGCGCCGACCCCTCACCGGCGAGCTGCTCATGACCGAGAAGGATGACGATCAGGAACGTCTTGCCTTCATTGAGAGTGACGTGCCGACCAAGCGGTACGAGTACGCCGTGCTGGTCACCTCAACCCGGTACGAGATCCTTGCCCTCGCCCAGCTCTATCGCGAGCGGGCCGATGCTGAAAATCACTTCGATGAGTTGAAGAATCAGTGGGGCTGGGGTGGTTTGACCACGCAGGACCTGGCGCGCTGCCGGCTCATGGCACGGATGGTGGCACGGATCTACACCTGGTGGACGCTGTTCGTGCGGCTCGCCCAGCCACACAAGCACTTCGAGGCGATCTCCAGCCGGCCGCTGTTACTGCATGGCGTCGCTACGCACACGCATCACGCGGGACAAACGCGCCTCACGATCACCAGCTTGCACGCCAAGCGCTCGGCCATCCAAGCTGTGCTGCCCAACGTGGCGGGCTTTCTGAGGACCCTCAAAGCCACTGCGGAGCAATGGACCGATGCCGACCGCCTGCGGGCGATTCTCACCCGCGCGTTCGCCACCTTCATGCTCTCAACCGCGGGCCCTCCGACCTTCTTGACCTCCAAAGCTGCACCGACATGA
- a CDS encoding transposase produces MDATILEAHKHTATMTYESTRGYQPVIAVWAEQDVIVHDESRDGNMPAGCGNVRVVERALAALPPGITQTFVRGDSALYEQDVLAWCEKPARGICYAISADMSPQLRAEIGRLPEHVWQPERDEPDAIHEWAEVPYVPEDGDHRKDRPCVRRYLAVRVRKRQGETFRDRDEPRGRRPDADPLASGESWHRRTRPSCPEE; encoded by the coding sequence GTGGATGCGACGATCCTGGAAGCACACAAGCACACGGCGACCATGACGTACGAGAGCACACGAGGCTATCAACCCGTCATCGCGGTCTGGGCTGAGCAGGACGTCATTGTGCACGATGAATCCCGGGATGGGAATATGCCAGCCGGCTGTGGCAACGTGCGTGTCGTGGAGCGGGCCCTCGCCGCCTTGCCGCCCGGGATCACACAGACCTTCGTCCGGGGTGACAGCGCGTTGTATGAGCAGGATGTGCTCGCCTGGTGTGAGAAGCCGGCGCGGGGGATCTGCTATGCCATCAGTGCCGATATGAGTCCACAACTGCGAGCCGAGATCGGGCGGCTCCCGGAGCACGTCTGGCAGCCGGAGCGTGACGAGCCCGACGCGATCCACGAGTGGGCCGAGGTCCCGTATGTGCCCGAGGACGGCGACCATCGGAAGGATCGGCCTTGTGTCCGTCGTTATCTAGCCGTGCGGGTCCGCAAGCGGCAGGGTGAAACATTTCGCGATCGTGACGAACCGAGAGGGAGACGACCTGACGCTGATCCGCTGGCATCGGGAGAAAGCTGGCATCGTCGAACACGCCCATCATGTCCTGAAGAATGA
- a CDS encoding TraR/DksA C4-type zinc finger protein, producing the protein MNKPKSGAQNAKYPDIRRDLERQRAAILNDVGEVLTHRGDLATFPDVSDQASAEVDQNFSMRIRDRERKLLKKINEALDQMNAGTYGICERCSGDIPYKRLKARPVTTLCIECKTLQEQEEQARG; encoded by the coding sequence GTGAACAAGCCGAAATCAGGCGCCCAGAACGCCAAGTATCCCGACATCCGCCGTGACCTCGAACGCCAACGCGCAGCCATCCTGAATGATGTCGGGGAAGTCCTGACACATCGAGGCGACCTCGCGACATTTCCGGACGTCAGCGACCAAGCATCCGCTGAGGTCGACCAGAATTTTTCCATGCGAATTCGCGATCGTGAGCGAAAGTTGCTGAAGAAGATCAATGAAGCATTGGATCAGATGAACGCCGGGACCTATGGGATCTGCGAACGCTGCAGCGGCGACATTCCCTACAAGCGGCTCAAAGCCCGCCCGGTAACCACCCTCTGTATCGAGTGCAAAACCCTTCAAGAACAGGAAGAGCAAGCTCGAGGCTGA
- a CDS encoding YbaB/EbfC family nucleoid-associated protein, translating into MKNPFGNMSNILKQAQAMQEQMAKIQEQATSKTTSGTAGGGIVTVTANGAMQVVGVAIDPEVVKSGDVDMLQDLVVAATNEALRKAKELMEGEMKALTGGMKIPGLF; encoded by the coding sequence ATGAAAAATCCTTTCGGCAACATGAGCAACATACTGAAGCAAGCGCAGGCCATGCAGGAACAGATGGCCAAGATCCAGGAGCAAGCGACCTCAAAAACCACCAGCGGGACGGCCGGCGGCGGGATCGTCACCGTCACGGCGAACGGCGCGATGCAGGTCGTTGGCGTGGCGATCGATCCCGAGGTCGTCAAGAGCGGCGATGTCGATATGCTCCAGGATCTTGTGGTGGCTGCGACGAACGAGGCGCTCCGCAAGGCCAAGGAATTGATGGAAGGTGAAATGAAAGCCCTGACGGGTGGAATGAAAATTCCGGGTCTGTTTTAG